Proteins encoded together in one Vigna angularis cultivar LongXiaoDou No.4 chromosome 5, ASM1680809v1, whole genome shotgun sequence window:
- the LOC108340462 gene encoding senescence-specific cysteine protease SAG39, which translates to MVAKNQFYHISLALLFCMGFLAFQVSCRSLQDATMYERHEEWMARYGKWYKDPQEREKRFRIFKENVNYIEAFNSAANKPYKLAINQFADLTNEEFIASRNRFKGHMCSSIIRSTTFKYENVTAVPSTVDWRQKGAVTPVKDQGQCGCCWAFSAVASTEGIHKLSTGKLISLSEQELVDCDIKGVDQGCAGGLMDDAFKFIIKNNGLNTEANYPYKGVDGKCNANAAANAASITGYEDVPANSEKALQKAVANQPVSVAIDASGSDFQFYKSGVFTGSCGTELDHGVTAVGYGVSDDGSEYWLVKNSWGTEWGEEGYIRMQRGVAAQEGLCGIAMMASYPTA; encoded by the exons ATGGTTGCAAAAAATCAGTTCTATCATATTTCACTAGCATTGCTTTTCTGCATGGGATTCTTGGCTTTTCAAGTCTCATGTCGCAGCCTCCAAGATGCCACCATGTATGAGAGGCATGAGGAATGGATGGCTCGTTATGGCAAATGGTACAAGGACCCTCAAGAAAGGGAAAAGCGTTTCAGGATATTCAAGGAAAATGTGAATTACATTGAAGCCTTCAACAGTGCTGCCAATAAACCTTATAAGTTAGCCATCAATCAATTTGCAGACCTCACCAACGAGGAGTTCATAGCTTCAAGAAATAGATTCAAGGGGCACATGTGTTCCTCAATCATAAGGTCAACCACTTTTAAGTATGAAAATGTGACTGCAGTACCATCCACTGTAGACTGGAGGCAAAAGGGTGCAGTGACACCCGTCAAGGACCAAGGCCAGTGTG GATGCTGCTGGGCTTTTTCTGCTGTTGCATCAACTGAAGGAATTCACAAACTGAGTACTGGAAAATTGATCTCTTTGTCAGAACAAGAACTTGTTGATTGTGACATAAAAGGGGTGGACCAAGGTTGTGCGGGTGGTCTTATGGATGATGCtttcaaattcatcattaaaaataatggaCTCAACACCGAAGCCAATTACCCCTATAAGGGTGTTGATGGAAAATGCAATGCAAATGCAGCAGCCAATGCTGCTAGCATTACTGGGTACGAGGATGTCCCTGCAAACAGTGAGAAGGCACTGCAAAAGGCTGTGGCCAATCAACCAGTTTCTGTTGCCATTGATGCCAGTGGCTCTGACTTTCAGTTTTACAAGAGTGGTGTCTTCACCGGTTCATGTGGAACTGAGTTGGACCACGGTGTGACTGCTGTGGGATATGGTGTCAGCGATGATGGAAGTGAGTATTGGTTGGTTAAGAACTCATGGGGAACAGAGTGGGGTGAAGAAGGTTACATTAGGATGCAAAGAGGTGTGGCTGCTCAAGAAGGACTCTGTGGCATAGCTATGATGGCATCTTACCCTACTGCATAA
- the LOC108340461 gene encoding ketol-acid reductoisomerase, chloroplastic, translating into MSTTASSTSLCATSRTFYAKPVLTKTFVALPKRAFSKLAFQFRPLSMAALGARNVAAPAVAPPPSLDFETSVFRKEKINLAGHDEYIVKGGRDLFPLLPAAFKGIRQIGVIGWGSQGPAQAQNLRDSLADAKSDIVVKVGLRKGSRSFGEARAAGFSEENGTLGDIWETISGSDLVLLLISDSAQADNYEKIFSYMKPNSILGLSHGFLLGHLQSMGLDFPKHFSVIAVCPKGMGPSVRRLYVQGKEINGAGINSSFAVHQDVDGRATDVALAWSVALGSPFTFATTLEMEYRSDIFGERGILLGAVHGVVESLFRRYTEHGMNEDLAYNNTVESITGTISRIISTKGMLAVYNALSEDGKREFEKAYSASYYPCMDILYECYEDIAAGSEIRSVVLAGRRFYEKEGLPAFPMGKIDQTRMWKVGERVRSTRPAGDLGPLYPFTAGVYVALMMAQIEILRKKGHSYSEIINESVIESVDSLNPFMHARGVSFMVDNCSTTARLGSRKWAPRFDYILTQQALVAVDNGAPSNQDLISNFLSDQVHGAIELCAQLRPTVDISVPPDADFVRPELRQSTS; encoded by the exons ATGTCGACAACCGCTTCTTCTACTTCACTCTGCGCCACTTCCAGAACCTTCTACGCTAAGCCCGTCCTCACCAAAACCTTCGTCGCCCTTCCCAAACGCGCATTCTCCAAGCTCGCCTTCCAATTCAGGCCCCTCTCCATGGCCGCGCTCGGTGCTCGCAATGTGGCCGCGCCCGCCGTGGCCCCGCCACCCTCGCTGGACTTCGAAACCTCCGTTTTCCGGAAGGAGAAGATTAACCTCGCCGGACACGATGAG TATATTGTGAAAGGAGGGAGGGACTTGTTCCCTCTGCTGCCGGCTGCTTTCAAGGGGATTAGGCAGATTGGTGTCATCGGATGGGGTTCGCAG GGACCTGCACAGGCACAGAATTTGCGGGACTCTCTTGCTGATGCAAAGTCTGATATTGTGGTTAAG GTTGGCCTCAGGAAAGGTTCTCGTTCCTTTGGTGAGGCTCGTGCAGCTGGTTTTAGTGAGGAGAATGGAACTCTGGGTGACATATGGGAAACCATCTCAGGCAGTGATCTTGTGTTGCTGTTGATTTCTGATTCTGCACAG GCagataattatgaaaaaatattttcctacatGAAGCCAAATAGCATACTTGGGCTGTCACATGGTTTTCTTCTTGGGCATTTACAGTCAATGGGACTTGATTTTCCGAAGCACTTCAGCGTAATTGCTGTATGCCCGAAAGGTATGGGTCCTTCTGTAAGGAGACTGTATGTCCAAGGCAAAGAGATAAATGGGGCTGGAATTAATTCAAGTTTTGCAGTCCACCAG GATGTGGATGGCAGAGCTACCGATGTTGCTCTGGCATGGTCCGTTGCCCTTGGTTCCCCTTTTACATTTGCCACTACATTAGAGATGGAATACAGGAGTGACATCTTTGGAGAGAGAG GCATTTTGCTTGGGGCTGTTCATGGTGTTGTGGAATCCTTGTTTAGGAGGTACACTGAACATGGAATGAATGAAGATTTGGCATATAACAACACTGTTGAGAGCATTACAGGAACTATATCTAGAATCATCTCGACTAAG GGCATGTTAGCTGTATACAATGCTTTATCTGAAGATGGAAAAAGGGAATTTGAGAAAGCATATAGTGCTTCATATTATCCCTGCATGGATATTTTGTACGAGTGCTATGAGGATATTGCTGCTGGGAGTGAGATTCGCAGTGTTGTCTTGGCTGGACGTCGCTTTTAT GAGAAAGAGGGTCTGCCTGCCTTTCCCATGGGGAAAATTGATCAAACCAGGATGTGGAAGGTTGGTGAGCGTGTCCGATCTACTAGGCCAGCGGGTGATCTAGGCCCATTATATCCGTTTACGGCCGGTGTCTATGTGGCATTAATGATGGCGCAG ATTgagatcttgaggaagaagggACATTCTTACTCTGAAATCATTAACGAGAGTGTGATTGAGTCTGTTGACTCTTTGAATCCTTTCATGCATGCTCGCGGTGTTTCTTTCATGGTTGATAACTGTTCAACCACAGCAAGGCTGGGTTCAAGGAAATGGGCTCCCCGATTTGATTACATCCTAACCCAGCAGGCCTTGGTGGCTGTGGACAATGGAGCACCTAGCAACCAAGACCTAATCAGCAACTTCCTGTCAGACCAAGTCCATGGAGCCATTGAACTTTGTGCTCAATTGAGACCTACAGTGGACATTTCAGTGCCACCAGATGCAGACTTTGTCCGTCCTGAGTTGCGTCAGTCTACCAGTTAG